The following are encoded together in the Gemmatimonadaceae bacterium genome:
- a CDS encoding GntR family transcriptional regulator encodes MTRDAIRDRILRGSYPAGEPLRQDALADQLGVSRIPVREALRLLEAEGLVTFNPHRGAVVSTLSLGEIEELFELRAFIETDLIRRAVPRISDERIDRAEEVLDTYEASLRGGQVAGWGGLNWQFHSTLYAAAERPVTMGVVHRLHQHSDRYSRMQLALTHGEARANKEHREITAAMRQRDAKQSTALMREHILGAGRALLEFLHAQLDAADRAAHLPAPRGA; translated from the coding sequence ATGACCCGCGACGCCATTCGCGACCGCATTCTGCGCGGCTCCTATCCCGCCGGCGAACCGCTGCGCCAGGACGCCCTCGCCGACCAGCTCGGCGTGAGCCGCATCCCCGTGCGCGAGGCCCTGCGGCTGCTCGAGGCCGAAGGGCTGGTCACCTTCAATCCGCACCGCGGCGCCGTGGTCTCCACCCTGTCGCTGGGGGAGATCGAAGAGCTGTTCGAACTCCGCGCGTTCATCGAGACCGACCTCATCCGCCGCGCCGTCCCCCGCATCTCCGACGAGCGGATCGATCGCGCCGAGGAGGTGCTCGACACCTACGAAGCGTCGCTGCGCGGCGGCCAGGTGGCCGGGTGGGGCGGACTCAACTGGCAGTTCCATTCCACCCTCTACGCCGCGGCCGAACGCCCGGTGACCATGGGCGTGGTGCACCGGCTGCACCAGCACAGCGACCGCTATTCGCGCATGCAGCTGGCCCTCACCCACGGGGAAGCGCGCGCCAACAAGGAGCACCGCGAGATCACGGCCGCCATGCGCCAGCGCGACGCCAAGCAATCCACCGCGCTCATGCGCGAGCACATTCTGGGCGCCGGTCGCGCCCTGCTGGAATTTCTCCACGCCCAACTCGACGCCGCGGATCGGGCCGCACACCTGCCCGCGCCCCGCGGCGCGTAG